The Galactobacillus timonensis genome has a segment encoding these proteins:
- a CDS encoding glycosyltransferase family 2 protein produces the protein MEHFFLIMPAYNEAENISITVNEWYPVIEKLNKEGVQANLVVINDGSKDTTYSRLLELRKSHPAMIPLTKPNEGHGPTLLFGYHYALDHGADYVFQTDSDGQTNPKEFQQFWDLRHQYDAIFGNRVVRGDGKQRAFVEKTLCHLLKHYFDVAIPDANAPFRLMTASFLKDYLSKMPANYNLPNVMLTTFGTYYHRNIHFIEITFKPRQAGVNSINIKKIIRIGWQALKDFKNFKKEM, from the coding sequence ATGGAACATTTTTTCTTGATTATGCCTGCTTATAACGAAGCAGAAAATATCTCAATTACAGTAAATGAATGGTATCCCGTAATAGAGAAATTAAATAAAGAAGGGGTACAAGCAAACTTAGTTGTAATTAATGACGGGAGTAAAGATACTACATATTCAAGACTGCTTGAGCTTCGTAAAAGCCATCCAGCCATGATTCCCCTAACGAAGCCGAATGAAGGCCATGGACCTACATTATTGTTCGGATATCACTATGCATTAGATCATGGAGCGGATTATGTTTTTCAAACGGACTCTGATGGCCAGACAAACCCCAAAGAATTTCAGCAGTTTTGGGATCTCCGGCATCAATACGATGCAATTTTCGGCAATCGTGTTGTCCGTGGTGATGGGAAACAGCGTGCGTTTGTTGAGAAGACGCTCTGCCACCTTCTGAAGCATTATTTTGATGTTGCTATCCCCGATGCGAACGCCCCCTTCCGGCTCATGACAGCTTCGTTTCTTAAAGATTATCTTTCAAAAATGCCAGCGAATTATAATCTTCCTAATGTAATGCTTACAACTTTCGGCACCTATTACCATCGAAATATTCATTTTATTGAAATAACATTCAAGCCGCGGCAGGCAGGTGTCAATTCCATTAACATTAAAAAAATAATTAGAATCGGGTGGCAGGCCTTGAAGGATTTTAAAAATTTCAAAAAAGAAATGTAA
- a CDS encoding ArnT family glycosyltransferase: MEFQMKSVVQGKTFLSTAVLLILTAFLCSMQNAVTFLGGEPLTDASVFRYMGSVILGGGMPYRDSFDHKGPVVYLLDALGMKLSYWKGIWVISFLLLLVAVIFFYKTARLAAGKKSALLATISSMLMYSAVYQQGGEMVEDYALPFLAIAGYIFTDYYLNQRISFIRLIICGFTFGVVLLIRPNIAGLWVIMCLGVLVQCIRNREFQSLGKYLLGFIAGTLAVVIPVFQWLYMGNAFDDFIKDYLIFNSSYTADSSSYYGKLETLARFTLNSVVLLCICYLAFQIKIKKRVIDLVWLLTLCLNLIFISISGKYFLHYGITLVPSFIYPLALINEQGVQADAVNYRPFFAAVWTALFIPLLVQSAMQIRTQISHTGLSEDTDKVVQMVKQSTHVSDPITVFGNDDLIYIASERQSASRYSYQSPIGMIDPSIMDSYFEELEMNVPNVVVVSSESSLRKDDYERMYLFLNVHSYEKAGESGDLSVYVLGKQ; the protein is encoded by the coding sequence ATGGAGTTTCAGATGAAATCAGTTGTTCAAGGAAAGACGTTTTTGTCTACTGCAGTTTTACTTATATTAACGGCTTTTTTATGCTCCATGCAGAATGCAGTTACTTTTCTGGGAGGCGAACCATTAACGGACGCATCTGTTTTTCGCTATATGGGATCGGTTATTCTGGGCGGGGGAATGCCGTATCGGGATTCCTTTGATCATAAAGGGCCGGTAGTATATCTTCTTGACGCACTAGGAATGAAACTTTCCTATTGGAAAGGAATATGGGTAATCAGTTTCCTGCTGCTGCTTGTTGCGGTTATTTTCTTTTATAAAACCGCCAGACTTGCTGCGGGAAAAAAATCAGCTCTGCTTGCGACAATCTCGTCAATGCTGATGTATTCGGCGGTATATCAGCAGGGAGGAGAAATGGTTGAAGATTATGCGTTACCGTTCCTTGCCATCGCCGGTTATATTTTTACGGATTATTATCTTAATCAGCGCATCTCCTTCATTCGTCTGATAATCTGTGGTTTTACTTTTGGCGTTGTGCTATTGATCCGGCCGAATATTGCCGGATTATGGGTAATCATGTGTCTTGGAGTCTTGGTCCAGTGTATCCGAAACAGGGAATTTCAATCATTGGGGAAATACTTGCTCGGTTTTATCGCCGGAACGCTGGCCGTTGTTATACCGGTTTTCCAGTGGTTGTACATGGGAAATGCATTTGATGATTTTATAAAGGATTATCTGATCTTTAATAGCAGCTATACGGCGGACAGTTCTTCTTATTATGGAAAGCTTGAAACATTAGCCAGATTTACTCTGAATTCAGTCGTTTTGCTATGCATATGTTATTTAGCTTTTCAAATAAAAATAAAAAAAAGAGTTATTGATCTGGTCTGGCTTCTGACACTGTGTTTGAATCTGATCTTCATTTCAATCAGCGGCAAGTATTTTTTGCACTATGGAATTACACTGGTTCCGTCCTTTATCTATCCTCTTGCTTTGATAAATGAGCAAGGGGTACAGGCCGATGCAGTAAACTATCGACCTTTCTTTGCTGCTGTATGGACAGCTCTCTTTATTCCATTGCTGGTACAGAGTGCGATGCAGATCCGGACACAGATTTCTCATACGGGGCTATCAGAAGATACAGATAAGGTTGTTCAAATGGTGAAACAAAGTACACATGTTTCCGACCCAATTACTGTCTTCGGAAATGATGATCTAATATATATTGCCAGTGAGCGTCAATCAGCTTCCAGGTATTCTTATCAAAGTCCGATTGGAATGATAGACCCCTCAATAATGGACTCGTATTTTGAGGAATTGGAAATGAACGTTCCAAACGTTGTTGTGGTTAGTTCGGAATCATCTTTGCGTAAGGATGATTATGAACGCATGTATTTGTTTCTGAATGTTCATTCTTATGAGAAGGCAGGAGAATCTGGCGATCTTTCAGTTTATGTTTTGGGCAAGCAATAA
- a CDS encoding glucosyltransferase domain-containing protein produces MTNKMNLLVSWIEDHKDFLKICFISVLFWGIAAHGFMFMQWDLSHDSLGQFYTAGGTWRYSLGRVFVPFYVWLMRRNLTIPWLVGMYALTWLFLSVIIVCSIFSIKSKKDIFLIAGAMVTNECVIALTGSYLSDLDCDMLALLLAVSAVRFWKRNKGRGSWLLSTVLLSASLGLYQSYLSVAVTLILMVMLVEVFQKKDERLIIHSGLRAMTMLVCGGLLYILWLKGANLITGVSLIENSYNSLTAPLNNSVSGILRNIVFGWAYTFSSFIRTPSLYESWLSMGLNAAVCCLCAFLFLRYLHTGLLNQKQKLLAWILVLLIPIGVDVSFVLAGFSHDLMHYAHCFFLIFLIVLIGLYKSGKVGGKPILTYISYCIVSLILLGNVMTSNGFYVKKDLETKATLSLFTRIADRIETMDDYKPGETPVIFVGHPDALLDSIPGFENLYRITGGNYHSASNTYYKEYFKNVLQRPINVVATEKDIQNQEDIAEMPSFPDPAAVRWVEGSLIVKLSS; encoded by the coding sequence ATGACAAACAAAATGAATCTGTTAGTATCATGGATCGAAGATCATAAGGATTTCCTGAAGATATGCTTCATTTCTGTTCTGTTTTGGGGAATAGCAGCGCATGGGTTTATGTTTATGCAATGGGATCTATCCCATGACTCTTTGGGACAGTTTTATACCGCAGGCGGAACCTGGCGTTATTCACTGGGAAGAGTATTCGTCCCGTTCTATGTGTGGCTGATGCGCAGAAACCTGACAATACCTTGGCTGGTTGGTATGTACGCTCTGACCTGGCTGTTTTTATCAGTTATTATCGTTTGTTCTATATTTTCAATAAAATCAAAAAAGGATATCTTTTTGATTGCCGGAGCCATGGTCACAAATGAGTGTGTAATTGCTCTGACAGGCTCATATCTGAGTGACCTTGATTGCGATATGCTTGCTTTGCTTCTGGCAGTATCTGCAGTCAGATTCTGGAAACGAAACAAGGGAAGAGGGAGCTGGCTGTTAAGTACAGTTCTGCTTAGTGCTTCTCTTGGCTTGTACCAAAGCTATCTTTCGGTGGCAGTAACGCTTATTCTTATGGTGATGCTTGTGGAAGTGTTTCAGAAAAAAGATGAAAGATTGATTATCCATTCTGGTCTGCGTGCTATGACTATGCTTGTATGCGGTGGATTGCTTTACATTCTCTGGTTGAAAGGCGCAAACCTGATTACGGGCGTGTCTCTTATTGAGAATTCATATAATTCCTTAACTGCACCTTTAAATAATTCTGTATCAGGAATCCTTCGTAACATCGTCTTTGGATGGGCATACACCTTTTCTTCTTTTATTCGAACACCATCTCTTTATGAATCATGGCTGTCCATGGGGCTTAATGCAGCTGTATGCTGCTTGTGTGCATTTTTATTTCTTAGGTATTTACATACAGGCTTGTTGAATCAAAAACAGAAACTGCTTGCATGGATCCTTGTACTTTTGATTCCGATTGGAGTGGATGTATCTTTTGTTCTTGCGGGGTTCAGCCATGATCTGATGCACTATGCTCATTGTTTCTTCCTGATATTTTTGATTGTTCTGATAGGGTTATATAAATCCGGTAAAGTGGGAGGGAAACCAATTCTTACATACATTTCATATTGCATTGTGTCTCTAATCCTTTTAGGCAACGTCATGACATCGAATGGATTTTATGTAAAAAAAGATCTAGAAACGAAAGCTACGTTGTCGTTGTTTACAAGGATTGCTGATCGGATTGAAACGATGGATGATTATAAACCGGGCGAGACACCGGTCATTTTTGTGGGGCATCCAGATGCTTTGCTGGATTCAATCCCTGGGTTTGAAAATCTCTATCGTATTACGGGCGGCAATTATCATAGCGCATCAAATACGTATTACAAGGAATATTTTAAAAATGTTCTTCAAAGACCGATCAATGTAGTTGCTACAGAAAAGGATATCCAGAACCAAGAAGACATTGCAGAGATGCCGTCTTTTCCGGATCCAGCTGCGGTTCGGTGGGTTGAAGGGAGCCTTATCGTGAAATTGAGCAGCTAG